The following are encoded together in the Peromyscus maniculatus bairdii isolate BWxNUB_F1_BW_parent chromosome 22, HU_Pman_BW_mat_3.1, whole genome shotgun sequence genome:
- the Plin4 gene encoding perilipin-4 isoform X3, with protein sequence MSASGDEARGHPKSKGKSLSSFFGSLPGFSSARNLVSHTHSSPKDAGPATDPTGTSVPPSLGATDLQRTARGAAGLLQPSEQATAAEKDEGGFSVTSGKDALSSGVAGIMDTAKGMVQGGLGVTQSALVGTKEAVSGGVMGAVGMAKGLVQGGLDTSKSVVMGTKDTVTTGLTGAMNVAKGTVQTGLDTSKSVLMGTKDTVTTGLTGAMNVAKVAAQGSLDTTKSVVMGTKDTVTTGLTGAMNMAKGTVQTGLDTSKSVVMGTKDTVTTGLTGAMNVAKGTVQTGLDTSKSVVMGTKDTVTTGLTGAMNVAKGTVQMGLDTSKSVLMGTKDTMTTGLTGAMNVAKGTVQTGLDTSKSVLMGTKDTVTTGLTGAMNVAKVAAQGSLDTTKSVVMGTKDTVTTGLTGAMNVAKGTVQTGLDTSKSVVMGTKDTVTTGLTGAMNVAKGTVQTGLDTSKSVVMGTKDTVTTGLTGAMNVAKGTVQTGLDTSKSVLMGTKDTMTTGLTGAMNVAKGTVQTGLDTSKSVLMGTKDTVTTGLTGAMNVAKVAVQGGLDTSKSVVMGTKDTVTTGLMGAMNVAKVAVQGGLDTSKSVVMGTKDTVTTGLTGAMNVAKGTVQTGLDTSKSVLMGTKDTVTTGLTGAINVAKGTVQTGLDTSKSVVMGTKDTVTTGLTGAMNVAKVAVQGGLDTSKSVVMGTKDTVTTGLTGAMNVAKGTVQTGLDTSKSVLMGTKDTVTTGLTGAVNMAKVAAQGSLDTTKSVVMGTKDTVTTGLTGAMNVAKGTVQTGLDTSKSVLMGTKDTMTTGLTGAMNVAKGTVQTGLDTSKSVLMGTKDTVTTGLTGAMNVAKVAAQGSLDTTKSVVMGTKDTVTTGLTGAMNVAKGTVQTGLDTSKSVLMGTKDTMTTGLTGAMNVAKGTVQTGLDTSKSVLMGTKDTVTTGLTGAMNVAKVAAQGSLDTTKSVVMGTKDTVTTGLTGAMNVAKGTVQTGLDTSKSVLMGTKDTVTTGLTGAINVAKGTVQTGLDTSKSVVMGTKDTVTTGLTGAMNVAKVAVQGGLDTSKSVVMGTKDTVTTGLTGAMNVAKGTVQTGLDTSKSVLMGTKDTVTTGLTGAMNVAKGTVQTGLDTSKSVLMGTKDTVTTGLTGAVNVAKGTVQTGLDTSKSVLMGTKDTVTTGLTGAMNVAKGTVQTGLDTSKSMVTGTKDTVSAGITGAMNMAKGVIQKGLDTTKDTQSVMLSPADNVAINATHTSVHTVPSSLYSSHATTCYEPGSYKATNQGVKHATLTSAESLCSEIRSLADTCGLGLVTEPTAATKDPVSGVVSSAHAASRSEDECGQLAAINFAALHDELEGLGDIFQPMTAEEQAQLAALESGPRVLSADRGSYFVRLGDLTPSFRQRAFEHALSHIQHNQFQARAALAQLQEVLQVTDMAMEAPGGQLCRDQSLSSAVEAAGTHEVCVTQPSPAPHCMPHPAYLVPSPQVPASGAQDRLCTIARQLHAAYSGLAASLQGLPEVQQQAGLARHSLCKLYGLVSSSSGDKLQAEQLAQSSAGVVQTWQGLEVLLDRLQQSPPLGWLVGPFTLTPGGQL encoded by the exons GCAACAGCTGCAGAAAAGGACGAGGGAGGCTTCAGTGTGACCAGTGGCAAAGATGCCTTATCCTCCGGGGTGGCTGGCATCATGGACACAGCCAAAGGAATGGTCCAGGGTGGCCTGGGCGTCACCCAGTCCGCCCTTGTGGGCACTAAGGAGGCAGTGTCCGGAGGCGTCATGGGAGCAGTAGGTATGGCCAAAGGTCTTGTCCAGGGAGGCCTGGACACCTCCAAGTCTGTGGTCATGGGCACCAAGGACACAGTGACCACAGGACTTACGGGGGCCATGAACGTGGCCAAGGGGACAGTGCAGACGGGCCTGGACACCAGCAAGAGTGTGCTGATGGGCACCAAGGACACCGTGACCACAGGACTCACGGGGGCCATGAATGTGGCAAAAGTGGCTGCCCAGGGAAGCCTAGACACCACCAAGTCTGTGGTCATGGGCACCAAGGACACCGTGACCACAGGACTCACGGGGGCCATGAACATGGCCAAGGGGACAGTGCAGACGGGCCTGGACACCAGCAAGTCTGTGGTCATGGGCACCAAGGACACCGTGACCACAGGACTCACGGGGGCAATGAACGTGGCCAAGGGGACAGTGCAGACGGGCCTGGACACCAGCAAGTCTGTGGTCATGGGCACCAAGGACACCGTGACCACAGGACTCACGGGGGCAATGAACGTGGCCAAGGGGACAGTGCAGATGGGTCTGGACACCAGCAAGAGCGTGCTGATGGGCACcaaggacaccatgaccacaggacTCACGGGGGCCATGAATGTGGCCAAGGGGACAGTGCAGACGGGCCTGGACACCAGCAAGAGCGTGCTGATGGGCACCAAGGACACCGTGACCACAGGACTCACGGGGGCCATGAATGTGGCAAAAGTGGCTGCCCAGGGAAGCCTAGACACCACCAAGTCTGTGGTCATGGGCACCAAGGACACCGTGACCACAGGACTCACGGGGGCAATGAACGTGGCCAAGGGGACAGTGCAGACGGGCCTGGACACCAGCAAGTCTGTGGTCATGGGCACCAAGGACACCGTGACCACAGGACTCACGGGGGCAATGAACGTGGCCAAGGGGACAGTGCAGACGGGCCTGGACACCAGCAAGTCTGTGGTCATGGGCACCAAGGACACCGTGACCACAGGACTCACGGGGGCCATGAACGTGGCCAAGGGGACAGTGCAGACGGGTCTGGACACCAGCAAGAGCGTGCTGATGGGCACcaaggacaccatgaccacaggacTCACGGGGGCCATGAATGTGGCCAAGGGGACAGTGCAGACGGGCCTGGACACCAGCAAGAGTGTGCTGATGGGCACCAAGGACACCGTGACCACAGGACTCACGGGGGCCATGAATGTGGCAAAAGTGGCTGTCCAGGGAGGCCTGGACACCTCCAAGTCTGTGGTCATGGGCACCAAGGACACAGTGACCACAGGACTCATGGGGGCCATGAATGTGGCAAAAGTGGCTGTCCAGGGAGGCCTGGACACCTCCAAGTCTGTGGTCATGGGCACCAAGGACACAGTGACCACAGGACTCACGGGGGCCATGAATGTGGCCAAGGGGACAGTGCAGACGGGCCTGGACACCAGCAAGAGTGTGCTGATGGGCACCAAGGACACAGTGACCACAGGACTCACAGGGGCCATAAACGTGGCCAAGGGGACAGTGCAGACGGGCCTGGACACCTCCAAGTCTGTAGTCATGGGCACcaaagacaccgtgaccacaggaCTCACGGGGGCCATGAATGTGGCAAAAGTGGCTGTCCAGGGAGGCCTGGACACCTCCAAGTCTGTGGTCATGGGCACCAAGGACACAGTGACCACAGGACTTACGGGGGCCATGAACGTGGCCAAGGGGACAGTGCAGACGGGCCTGGACACCAGCAAGAGTGTGCTGATGGGCACCAAGGACACAGTGACCACAGGACTCACGGGGGCCGTGAATATGGCAAAAGTGGCTGCCCAGGGAAGCCTAGACACCACCAAGTCTGTGGTCATGGGCACCAAGGACACCGTGACCACAGGACTCACGGGGGCAATGAACGTGGCCAAGGGGACAGTGCAGACGGGCCTGGACACCAGCAAGAGCGTGCTGATGGGCACcaaggacaccatgaccacaggacTCACGGGGGCCATGAATGTGGCCAAGGGGACAGTGCAGACGGGCCTGGACACCAGCAAGAGCGTGCTGATGGGCACCAAGGACACCGTGACCACAGGACTCACGGGGGCCATGAATGTGGCAAAAGTGGCTGCCCAGGGAAGCCTAGACACCACCAAGTCTGTGGTCATGGGCACCAAGGACACCGTGACCACAGGACTCACGGGGGCAATGAACGTGGCCAAGGGGACAGTGCAGACGGGCCTGGACACCAGCAAGAGCGTGCTGATGGGCACcaaggacaccatgaccacaggacTCACGGGGGCCATGAATGTGGCCAAGGGGACAGTGCAGACGGGCCTGGACACCAGCAAGAGCGTGCTGATGGGCACCAAGGACACCGTGACCACAGGACTCACGGGGGCCATGAATGTGGCAAAAGTGGCTGCCCAGGGAAGCCTAGACACCACCAAGTCTGTGGTCATGGGCACCAAGGACACCGTGACCACAGGACTCACGGGGGCAATGAACGTGGCCAAGGGGACAGTGCAGACGGGCCTGGACACCAGCAAGAGTGTGCTGATGGGCACCAAGGACACCGTGACCACAGGACTCACAGGGGCCATAAACGTGGCCAAGGGGACAGTGCAGACGGGCCTGGACACCTCCAAGTCTGTAGTCATGGGCACCAAGGACACCGTGACCACAGGACTCACGGGGGCCATGAATGTGGCAAAAGTGGCTGTCCAGGGAGGCCTGGACACCTCCAAGTCTGTGGTCATGGGCACCAAGGACACAGTGACCACAGGACTTACGGGGGCCATGAACGTGGCCAAGGGGACAGTGCAGACGGGCCTGGACACCAGCAAGAGTGTGCTGATGGGCACCAAGGACACAGTGACCACAGGACTTACGGGGGCCATGAACGTGGCCAAAGGGACAGTGCAAACGGGCCTGGACACCAGCAAGAGTGTGCTGATGGGCACCAAGGACACAGTGACCACAGGACTCACGGGGGCCGTGAACGTGGCCAAGGGGACAGTGCAGACGGGCCTGGACACCAGCAAGAGCGTGCTGATGGGCACCAAGGACACCGTGACCACAGGACTCACGGGGGCCATGAATGTGGCCAAGGGGACAGTGCAGACGGGCCTGGACACCAGCAAGAGCATGGTCACAGGTACGAAGGATACCGTCTCTGCTGGAATCACTGGTGCCATGAACATGGCTAAAGGCGTCattcagaagggcctggacacaACCAAAGACACACAGTCTGTCATGCTGTCTCCGGCAGATAATGTGGCCATCAATGCCACCCACACAAGTGTCCACACAGTCCCGAGTTCACTCTACAGCTCTCATGCCACCACGTGTTATGAGCCTGGCAGTTACAAAGCCACCAACCAAGGAGTCAAACATGCTACTCTGACTTCTGCAGAGTCCCTGTGCTCTGAGATCCGCAGCCTTGCAGACACATGTGGCTTGGGGCTTGTCACGGAACCCACAGCTGCCACCAAAGATCCTGTGTCTGGTGTAGTTTCATCTGCCCACGCAGCCTCCAGGTCTGAGGATGAGTGTGGTCAGCTGGCTGCTATAAACTTTGCTGCACTTCATGATGAGTTGGAGGGACTAGGGGACATCTTTCAGCCCATGACAGCTGAGGAACAAG CCCAGCTGGCAGCCTTGGAGTCAGGGCCCCGGGTGCTATCTGCTGACCGGGGAAGCTACTTTGTCCGCCTGGGTGACCTGACACCCAGCTTCCGCCAGCGGGCTTTTGAACATGCCCTGAGCCACATACAGCACAACCAGTTCCAAGCCAGGGCTGCACTGGCCCAGCTCCAGGAGGTCTTACAGGTG ACAGACATGGCCATGGAAGCGCCAGGCGGGCAGCTCTGCAGGGACCAGAGCTTGAGCTCCGCGGTGGAGGCCGCTGGTACCCATGAGGTGTGTGTGACACAACCCTCCCCAGCGCCCCACTGCATGCCCCACCCCGCTTACCTTGTTCCTTCtcctcaggttcctgcttccGGGGCTCAGGACAGGCTGTGCACGATAGCCCGTCAGCTCCATGCAGCTTACAGCGGCCTGGCAGCCAGCCTGCAGGGTCTGCCAGAAGTGCAGCAGCAGGCAGGGCTGGCGCGGCACAGCCTCTGCAAGCTGTACGGCCTCGTGTCCTCTTCGAGTGGCGACAAGCTGCAGGCAGAGCAGCTGGCCCAGAGCAGTGCCGGTGTGGTCCAGACATGGCAGGGTCTGGAGGTGCTGCTGGACAGGCTGCAGCAGAGCCCCCCACTTGGCTGGCTAGTGGGGCCGTTCACTTTGACCCCTGGCGGCCAGCTGTAG